ATGAAGCCTCTTTCATCAGTGGAACTACGCTTAGTGTTGATGGGGCAGTTACCATCTAATTTAGAGATTTCCAAAACCATTCTATTCAGACTTTATATAAACTATGAGAAAAGCAGTAATAAGCGGGACAGGTTCACATGTTCCTAAAAGACTATTAAAAAACGAATACTTTAATGAACTTTTGGGTGAGGATGTTGATACCTGGCTGCGTGAGAATTTAACCATTGAGCAGAGATACTGGTGCGATCAGGACGAATCAACCATTGACCTATGTGAGCAGGCTGCTCTCAAAGCATTGGAAAGTGCCGGTGTACGAGCAGATGAATTAGACCAAATTATCGTCTCTACCGATACTCCTGAGTATATTTCACCGGCAACTGCTGCCATATTACAACATCGCTTAGGTGCAAAAGGAGCGGGAACATTCGACTTAAATACCGCCTGCGCAGGATTTGTAACTGCACTAGATACCGCCTCAAAATATATTATTGCGGATCAGCAGTACCGGCATATTTTAGTGATTGGTGCATATGCAATGAGCAAATATTTAAATAAGTCCGACAAAAAAACCGTGACGCTCTTCGCTGATGGTGCTGGCGCGGTAATCCTTAGTGCGGAAGAAAATACTGAGAGCGGTTTTATCAATGCACACCAATTCACTGAAGGTCAATATCATGATTGGATGGGGATTTATGCTGGAGGTGCTGGATCTCCTGTGACACACAGTGTAGTTGATAGCGGTAAACATCAACTGCAATTTGTCAAGAAATTCCCTAAAGAGTTGAATCCTACCATGTGGACGGAAATGAGTCATAGAATGGCGAAAGAAGCTGGAATTGAAATAAAAGATGTAAGCAAATTCTTCATGACTCAAATTAATATCAATGCCATCTATGAAATGTTGGATAATTTGGGTCTGGAAAAAGACAAAGCAAAATACATTATGCATAAATACGGATATACTGGTTCTGCGGCTATCCCAATGGCTCTGGACGAATCTTTCCGAAGCGGAGAAATAAAAAAAGGGGATGTCATTTTTATGATTGGTTCAGGCGGGGGGTTATCCTTTGCAGGAGCGGCTTTCAGATTATAATTTTTTAAACTTAGATTTAGCAGTGAATATGAACATAATATTAGGGATGATACCTGTAGCGACTGCAACGGTCATTTTATTGTCAGTATATGCAATTGCAGTTATATACCTTGTTTTCAAAGGTTTTAAGCAGACGCAAAATATGAATGACTATGCCGTTGGAAGCATTTCATTCTCACCTGCTTTTGTGGGATTATCTTTGGCTGCCTCCATGACTAGCGCTGCCACTTTCATTATCAATCCTGGATTAATTGGTACTTATGGAATCAGCGCATTTATTTCGTATGGTTTGGCATTGCCTATAGCCGCTGTTTTTTCTCTTATTTTATTAACCAAGGGATTTAGGAAGTTTGGAAGCAAAGTGGCTGCATTAACTATGGCTCAATGGATGGGAAATCGCTACAACAGCAAAGGCTTCGCGTTATTTTTTGCCTTTCTCTCTCTCCTACTCATTACATTCATAGTATTGATTTGTGTAGGAATAAGTCAAGTATTGTCAAAAGCTTTGGACGTAGATGCTGTTTGGGTACTGATTGGAGTTGTAGTTTTTATTTTTGGTTATATGATGTTTGGTGGAGCTAATTCTATGGTTTACACCAATGCCATTCAAGCCATTTCAATGCTAGTTGTAGCCATTATTTTAATAGGTTCGGGTTATGAATATTTGGAAGAGGGCGTAAATGGATTTATGGATAAATTAAATG
This is a stretch of genomic DNA from Marivirga harenae. It encodes these proteins:
- a CDS encoding 3-oxoacyl-ACP synthase III family protein, whose amino-acid sequence is MRKAVISGTGSHVPKRLLKNEYFNELLGEDVDTWLRENLTIEQRYWCDQDESTIDLCEQAALKALESAGVRADELDQIIVSTDTPEYISPATAAILQHRLGAKGAGTFDLNTACAGFVTALDTASKYIIADQQYRHILVIGAYAMSKYLNKSDKKTVTLFADGAGAVILSAEENTESGFINAHQFTEGQYHDWMGIYAGGAGSPVTHSVVDSGKHQLQFVKKFPKELNPTMWTEMSHRMAKEAGIEIKDVSKFFMTQININAIYEMLDNLGLEKDKAKYIMHKYGYTGSAAIPMALDESFRSGEIKKGDVIFMIGSGGGLSFAGAAFRL